One window from the genome of Hyperolius riggenbachi isolate aHypRig1 chromosome 6, aHypRig1.pri, whole genome shotgun sequence encodes:
- the LOC137521957 gene encoding uncharacterized protein, giving the protein MSRTIIILGLGLCLALLLPRESHQGRLPTNKCYGANEQLYECPPKCPKNCLNKDNPPVCTQDCKDAKPGCDCKPGYLRNTQGFCILEEQCQSPPSQESKDKPQTSYGRQSQSRSGSVNKPETSYGSQSQSQSGSVNKPETSYGSQSQSQSGSVNKPETSYGSQSQSQSGSVNKPETSYGSQSQSQSGSVNKPQTSYGSQSQSQPGSVNKPQTSYGSQSQSQPGSVNKPQTSYGSQSQSQSGSVNKPETSYGSQSQSQPGSVNKPQTSYGSQSQSQPGSVNKPQTSYGSQSQSQSGSVNKPETSYGSQSQSQPGSVNKPQTSYGSQSQSQPGSVNKPQTSYGSQSQSQSGSVNKPETSYGSQSQSQPGNQNKPQTSYGSQSQSQPGSVNKPETSYGSQSQSQPGSVNKPETSYGSQSQSQPGNQNKPETSYGSQSQSQPGSVNKPQTSYGSQSQSQPGSVNKPETSYGSQSQSQPGSVNKPQTSYGSQSQSQPGSVNKPETSYGSQSQSQPGNQNKPQTSYGGYKPQPQPGYGNKPEPKPNSYE; this is encoded by the coding sequence ATAAGTGCTACGGGGCCAATGAACAGCTTTATGAGTGTCCTCCTAAGTGCCCTAAAAACTGCCTAAACAAAGATAACCCACCAGTGTGCACACAGGACTGCAAGGACGCTAAGCCAGGGTGTGACTGCAAGCCGGGATATCTGAGAAACACACAAGGCTTCTGCATCCTGGAGGAACAATGCCAGTCTCCTCCATCACAAGAGTCTAAAGACAAACCACAAACAAGCTATGGACGCCAATCACAATCCCGGTCTGGCAGTGTaaacaaaccagaaacaagctatGGAAGCCAATCACAATCCCAGTCGGGCAGTGTaaacaaaccagaaacaagctatGGAAGCCAATCACAATCCCAGTCGGGCAGTGTaaacaaaccagaaacaagctatGGAAGCCAATCACAATCCCAGTCAGGCAGTGTaaacaaaccagaaacaagctatGGAAGCCAATCACAATCCCAGTCGGGCAGTGTAAACAAACCACAAACAAGCTATGGAAGCCAATCACAATCCCAGCCGGGTAGTGTAAACAAACCACAAACAAGCTATGGAAGCCAATCACAATCCCAGCCGGGTAGTGTAAACAAACCACAAACAAGCTATGGAAGCCAATCACAATCCCAGTCGGGCAGTGTAAACAAGCCAGAAACAAGCTATGGAAGCCAATCACAATCCCAGCCGGGTAGTGTAAACAAACCACAAACAAGCTATGGAAGCCAATCACAATCCCAGCCGGGTAGTGTAAACAAACCACAAACAAGCTATGGAAGCCAATCACAATCCCAGTCGGGCAGTGTaaacaaaccagaaacaagctatGGAAGCCAATCACAATCCCAGCCGGGTAGTGTAAACAAACCACAAACAAGCTATGGAAGCCAATCACAATCCCAGCCGGGTAGTGTAAACAAACCACAAACAAGCTATGGAAGCCAATCACAATCCCAGTCGGGCAGTGTaaacaaaccagaaacaagctatGGAAGCCAATCACAATCCCAGCCGGGCAACCAAAACAAACCACAAACAAGCTATGGAAGCCAATCACAATCCCAGCCGGGCAGTGTaaacaaaccagaaacaagctatGGAAGCCAATCACAATCCCAGCCGGGCAGTGTaaacaaaccagaaacaagctatGGAAGCCAATCACAATCCCAGCCGGGCAACCAaaacaaaccagaaacaagctatGGAAGCCAATCACAATCCCAGCCGGGCAGTGTAAACAAACCACAAACAAGCTATGGAAGCCAATCACAATCCCAGCCGGGTAGTGTaaacaaaccagaaacaagctatGGAAGCCAATCACAATCCCAGCCGGGCAGTGTAAACAAACCACAAACAAGCTATGGAAGCCAATCACAATCCCAGCCGGGCAGTGTaaacaaaccagaaacaagctatGGAAGCCAATCACAATCCCAGCCGGGCAACCAAAACAAACCACAAACAAGCTATGGTGGATACAAACCACAACCCCAGCCGGGCTATGGAAACAAACCAGAACCAAAGCCAAACAGCTACGAGTAA